The following are from one region of the Etheostoma spectabile isolate EspeVRDwgs_2016 chromosome 15, UIUC_Espe_1.0, whole genome shotgun sequence genome:
- the fam83ga gene encoding protein FAM83G isoform X2 — protein sequence MALSQIQCLDDNHVNPRRHESKPEFLYCEDQRLALETFLRDGREAFVKYLEARGLRGFLSDPELETLAKAVKPYDPGTELFPEDAEDDEPPLSLHYWPDLSDMSIPQIDLGWPDSVSYRGVTRTTVYAQPPLEGQAHIKEVVRKMIAQAQKVIAVVMDVFTDVDIFRDLLDAGVKRKVSVYILLERTALPHFLSMCQRANMHAGHLKNLRVRCSDGGEFHTRSCTKVTGRMGHRFMFIDGDKAVSGSYSFTWMSSRLDTNLITVVTGQAVEAFDRLFRILYATSSFADLRKVALEPEPELEAIPQPVSVAPLSADVARKLNSPKYALVTLANPSPTPSAGPEETQNLKNSNNPETKKGRRSRVNKEAIQETPSIHPGLTNLEKACLMSYLPTWPEPDPPSDVIGFINIRDARKPNQVHLQRSEMFETSQAIRFSSPFSMPKETLPEVAKPRQLTAKYEEINKLQLAQDRIKAEESLVGITQPTQVNAGPGDFKGKAEAPVQKSPASGPKCESDKDTTKTLNVENKRHSNIPTNQDTSQNTTLPLNAHTACQSNSKASTPTIGRPSHTIQTVTTLPGSSTKKEEESDLNSQHAVVYMSNILESSNTQASHLCPADLNTELQTQMKTVPSHTESKPQKFSEMTPNTQTPTVNPNMSYSSTSATCSPFVSTTPLSENNHVSITTSTSLISCSSLSSHSSSSSIPPCTSSLTTLNPPPSSSPPSPCLNSTPPIPKPRTLQLVIKGGVMGNGQKLPEFDVVRRPEASIGARAVHSEPDVANVARTSPEKVPETTNSRSETGAQKDAENTEKVLRQKQSGTFQETKNEVVGQHDDIARLQFVAGNNLEKQSDVFIADAPKTESMNSQEIILKDVEPKTLTLIDCKLTPQIDCLVSLQAEIKAPERALTGCEFSKGPSEKSESLTEGKTYLARAHVPQRISYSELIPQYMDTLETADSIKAPRHTPISSTHLSRDSASDSIHTSVTDTQGNPSFSLAHHADNTTNNTPTAKHNTHGSSQEQTPKARGSTHTPEGPLRLRLPEKFMPDLRSMTPERESRSLTALIRTPTPDGYLPLMPTPDPGTHTPDLRPYTPDFQTPTPDEYFSPTADSWSTTSEDSYYECNDSPIHEAVSERAASINHGRTEEHVGFTHKNTPNDTTITTSPAHVNSNTRTATSGTTGRNTSSSDTQSLSRPTRVSSSSSLLEKKVKMVEEKETTKEEEIGREEDEKGRKLIVAERRTEGDNQGTERRDSEEAKRTTDHFKQGKDSTETVEKNEDAQHRALTRKTVQNHSAAGRAVDGEMTPGELTNERTNLKQLPTGQALQPKKASSEEKRADKEKAVDMAPLGPSSVERRDRPQTTTETDGQKYSVQRTPVT from the exons ATGGCTCTGTCGCAGATACAGTGCTTGGACGATAACCACGTGAACCCGCGGAGGCACGAGTCTAAACCGGAGTTCTTGTACTGCGAAGACCAGCGGCTCGCGCTGGAGACTTTCCTGCGGGATGGTCGCGAGGCGTTTGTTAAGTACCTGGAGGCTCGCGGCCTGCGCGGCTTCCTCTCGGACCCGGAGTTGGAAACTCTCGCCAAGGCGGTGAAGCCCTATGACCCGGGAACGGAGCTTTTCCCGGAGGATGCCGAAGACGACGAGCCCCCGCTGTCACTGCACTACTGGCCCGACTTGTCGGACATGTCCATCCCGCAGATAGACCTGGGCTGGCCAGACAGCGTGTCCTATCGGGGGGTGACGCGCACTACTGTGTACGCGCAGCCACCCCTGGAGGGTCAGGCGCACATCAAAGAAGTTGTCAGAAAAATGATTGCGCAGGCGCAAAAG GTAATAGCAGTGGTGATGGACGTGTTCACTGATGTCGACATCTTCAGAGATTTGCTAGATGCTGGTGTCAAGAGGAAGGTTTCGGTCTACATCCTGTTGGAACGCACAGCACTACCTCATTTCCTGTCCATGTGTCAGAGAGCCAACATGCATGCGGGACACCTCAAG AACCTTCGTGTACGGTGTTCAGATGGAGGAGAGTTCCACACTCGGTCCTGCACCAAAGTCACAGGGCGAATGGGACACAGATTCATGTTCATCGATGGAGACAAAGCTGTGTCTGGGTCGTACAG TTTCACTTGGATGTCATCGCGGCTGGACACAAATCTCATCACCGTGGTTACAGGCCAGGCAGTGGAAGCCTTCGACAGGCTGTTTCGCATCCTCTACGCAACGTCCAGCTTTGCTGACCTCCGGAAAGTTGCCTTGGAGCCTGAACCTGAGTTGGAGGCCATCCCACAGCCGGTCTCAGTAGCCCCTCTTTCTGCTGATGTTGCAAGGAAACTGAACAGCCCCAAATACGCCCTGGTTACCTTAGCTAACCCCAGCCCCACCCCTTCTGCTGGCCCCGAAGAGACCCAGAATCTGAAGAACTCCAATAACCCAGAAACGAAGAAGGGGAGGCGGAGTAGGGTGAACAAAGAAGCCATACAGGAGACTCCTTCCATCCACCCCGGACTCACCAATCTAGAGAAAGCATGCTTGATGTCATACCTGCCCACCTGGCCAGAACCTGATCCCCCCAGTGATGTTATTGGGTTCATTAACATTCGTGATGCCAGAAAACCAAATCAGGTCCATCTACAGAGATCTGAGATGTTTGAAACCAGCCAAGCGATCAGGTTTAGCAGTCCATTCAGCATGCCTAAGGAAACCCTGCCAGAAGTTGCCAAGCCCAGACAGTTGACTGCTAAATATGAGGAGATAAATAAACTCCAACTAGCACAAGATAGAATAAAGGCTGAAGAGTCACTGGTAGGTATAACACAGCCAACACAAGTCAATGCAGGGCCTGGTGACTTCAAAGGTAAAGCAGAAGCACCTGTACAGAAATCCCCTGCATCTGGACCAAAGTGTGAATCTGACAAAGACACGACTAAGACTCTCAACGTTGAGAACAAACGGCACTCAAACATACCCACCAACCAAGATACAAGCCAAAACACCACACTTCCCCTCAATGCACACACAGCTTGCCAATCTAACAGCAAAGCATCCACTCCTACCATTGGGAGGCCTTCACACACCATACAAACTGTCACCACCCTCCCAGGATCGAGcactaaaaaagaagaagaaagtgattTAAACTCACAACATGCTGTTGTGTACATGTCAAACATCCTGGAGTCGAGTAATACACAAGCCTCACACTTGTGCCCCGCTGATTTAAACACAGAATTACAGACACAAATGAAAACCGTGCCGTCACATACAGAATCAAAGCCTCAAAAATTTTCTGAAATGACCCCTAACACCCAGACTCCCACCGTCAACCCCAACATGTCCTACTCCTCTACCTCTGCCACATGCTCTCCGTTTGTCAGTACAACTCCCCTTTCTGAAAACAATCACGTCTCCATTACTACAAGCACGAgtctcatttcctgttcttcTTTGTCTTCCCACAGCTCTTCTTCCTCCATTCCTCCTTGCACCTCTTCTCTTACAACTCTCAATCCTCCCCCTTCCTCTTCCCCACCATCCCCATGTTTGAACTCAACCCCCCCCATTCCTAAACCTCGTACGCTCCAGCTGGTTATCAAAGGCGGCGTCATGGGCAATGGCCAGAAGTTGCCGGAGTTCGATGTTGTCAGGAGGCCTGAGGCGAGCATAGGGGCGCGCGCGGTCCACAGTGAGCCCGATGTAGCAAATGTGGCACGGACATCGCCAGAAAAAGTGCCTGAGACAACAAACAGTCGAAGCGAGACAGGAGCCCAGAAAGATGCAGAGAACACAGAAAAAGTTCTACGGCAAAAACAGAGTGGGACTTTCCAAGAGACAAAGAATGAAGTAGttggacaacatgatgacattgCAAGATTGCAGTTTGTTGCTGGAAACAACTTAGAAAAGCAGTCTGATGTTTTCATTGCTGATGCGCCAAAGACAGAGAGTATGAATAGTCAAGAAATAATACTGAAAGATGTCGAGCCCAAGACTTTGACGTTGATAGACTGCAAATTAACCCCACAGATAGACTGTTTAGTCTCACTACAGGCAGAGATAAAGGCTCCAGAAAGAGCCTTAACAGGCTGTGAGTTTTCAAAAGGACCaagtgaaaaaagtgagagCCTGACAGAAGGCAAAACATACCTTGCAAGAGCACATGTACCTCAGAGAATATCATATAGTGAGTTGATACCACAATATATGGATACATTAGAGACTGCGGATTCCATAAAAGCGCCAAGACACACTCCTATTTCTTCCACACACTTATCCAGAGACAGTGCTAGTGACAGCATACACACATcagtcacagacacacaaggTAATCCAAGTTTCTCACTGGCACACCACgcagacaacacaacaaacaacacacccaCTGCAAAACATAACACACATGGCAGCTCTCAAGAACAAACTCCTAAAGCACGgggaagcacacacacacctgaaggACCCCTGCGTTTACGTCTCCCCGAAAAATTCATGCCAGACTTACGTTCGATGACGCCTGAGAGAGAATCACGCTCACTCACAGCTCTCATACGTACTCCAACTCCAGACGGGTATCTTCCACTTATGCCCACCCCAGACCCAGGAACGCACACGCCGGATCTGCGGCCATACACTCCAGACTTTCAAACGCCTACGCCCGACGAGTACTTCTCACCAACAGCAGACTCTTGGTCCACCACCTCAGAGGATTCGTATTACGAATGTAACGACTCTCCTATCCACGAGGCTGTTTCGGAGCGAGCAGCTTCCATCAACCATGGGAGGACAGAGGAGCATGTTGgctttacacacaaaaatactcCTAATGATACAACCATCACCACCAGTCCTGCACATGTAAATTCTAACACTCGTACTGCTACTTCAGGCACCACAGGCAGGAATACCTCAAGCAGTGATACACAGAGTTTGTCTAGGCCTACTAGagtctcttcttcatcttctttacTTGAGAAGAAAGTTAAAATGGTGGAGGAAAAAGAAAccacaaaagaagaagagattGGAAGAGAAGAGGATGAAAAGGGGAGGAAACTGAttgtggcagagaggaggacagagggagaTAACCAGGGGACGGAGAGGAGAGACAGCGAGGAAGCTAAGAGAACAACCGACCATTTTAAACAAGGTAAAGATTCGACAGAGACAGTAGAAAAAAACGAGGATGCCCAACACCGAGCCCTGACGAGAAAGACGGTGCAGAACCATTCGGCAGCAGGGAGAGCGGTTGACGGAGAAATGACTCCAGGAGAGTTGACCAATGAAAGAACGAACCTAAAGCAATTGCCCACAGGTCAGGCGCTTCAACCAAAGAAGGCATCTTCCGAGGAAAAGAGAGCAGACAAAGAGAAGGCAGTTGACATGGCGCCATTAGGTCCCAGTAGtgtggagaggagagacaggccCCAGACAACCACAGAGACTGATGGACAGAAG TATTCTGTTCAGCGTACACCAGTGACGTAA
- the fam83ga gene encoding protein FAM83G isoform X4 yields MALSQIQCLDDNHVNPRRHESKPEFLYCEDQRLALETFLRDGREAFVKYLEARGLRGFLSDPELETLAKAVKPYDPGTELFPEDAEDDEPPLSLHYWPDLSDMSIPQIDLGWPDSVSYRGVTRTTVYAQPPLEGQAHIKEVVRKMIAQAQKVIAVVMDVFTDVDIFRDLLDAGVKRKVSVYILLERTALPHFLSMCQRANMHAGHLKNLRVRCSDGGEFHTRSCTKVTGRMGHRFMFIDGDKAVSGSYSFTWMSSRLDTNLITVVTGQAVEAFDRLFRILYATSSFADLRKVALEPEPELEAIPQPVSVAPLSADVARKLNSPKYALVTLANPSPTPSAGPEETQNLKNSNNPETKKGRRSRVNKEAIQETPSIHPGLTNLEKACLMSYLPTWPEPDPPSDVIGFINIRDARKPNQVHLQRSEMFETSQAIRFSSPFSMPKETLPEVAKPRQLTAKYEEINKLQLAQDRIKAEESLVGITQPTQVNAGPGDFKGKAEAPVQKSPASGPKCESDKDTTKTLNVENKRHSNIPTNQDTSQNTTLPLNAHTACQSNSKASTPTIGRPSHTIQTVTTLPGSSTKKEEESDLNSQHAVVYMSNILESSNTQASHLCPADLNTELQTQMKTVPSHTESKPQKFSEMTPNTQTPTVNPNMSYSSTSATCSPFVSTTPLSENNHVSITTSTSLISCSSLSSHSSSSSIPPCTSSLTTLNPPPSSSPPSPCLNSTPPIPKPRTLQLVIKGGVMGNGQKLPEFDVVRRPEASIGARAVHSEPDVANVARTSPEKVPETTNSRSETGAQKDAENTEKVLRQKQSGTFQETKNEVVGQHDDIARLQFVAGNNLEKQSDVFIADAPKTESMNSQEIILKDVEPKTLTLIDCKLTPQIDCLVSLQAEIKAPERALTGCEFSKGPSEKSESLTEGKTYLARAHVPQRISYSELIPQYMDTLETADSIKAPRHTPISSTHLSRDSASDSIHTSVTDTQGNPSFSLAHHADNTTNNTPTAKHNTHGSSQEQTPKARGSTHTPEGPLRLRLPEKFMPDLRSMTPERESRSLTALIRTPTPDGYLPLMPTPDPGTHTPDLRPYTPDFQTPTPDEYFSPTADSWSTTSEDSYYECNDSPIHEAVSERAASINHGRTEEHVGFTHKNTPNDTTITTSPAHVNSNTRTATSGTTGRNTSSSDTQSLSRPTRVSSSSSLLEKKVKMVEEKETTKEEEIGREEDEKGRKLIVAERRTEGDNQGTERRDSEEAKRTTDHFKQGKDSTETVEKNEDAQHRALTRKTVQNHSAAGRAVDGEMTPGELTNERTNLKQLPTGQALQPKKASSEEKRADKEKAVDMAPLGPSSVERRDRPQTTTETDGQKV; encoded by the exons ATGGCTCTGTCGCAGATACAGTGCTTGGACGATAACCACGTGAACCCGCGGAGGCACGAGTCTAAACCGGAGTTCTTGTACTGCGAAGACCAGCGGCTCGCGCTGGAGACTTTCCTGCGGGATGGTCGCGAGGCGTTTGTTAAGTACCTGGAGGCTCGCGGCCTGCGCGGCTTCCTCTCGGACCCGGAGTTGGAAACTCTCGCCAAGGCGGTGAAGCCCTATGACCCGGGAACGGAGCTTTTCCCGGAGGATGCCGAAGACGACGAGCCCCCGCTGTCACTGCACTACTGGCCCGACTTGTCGGACATGTCCATCCCGCAGATAGACCTGGGCTGGCCAGACAGCGTGTCCTATCGGGGGGTGACGCGCACTACTGTGTACGCGCAGCCACCCCTGGAGGGTCAGGCGCACATCAAAGAAGTTGTCAGAAAAATGATTGCGCAGGCGCAAAAG GTAATAGCAGTGGTGATGGACGTGTTCACTGATGTCGACATCTTCAGAGATTTGCTAGATGCTGGTGTCAAGAGGAAGGTTTCGGTCTACATCCTGTTGGAACGCACAGCACTACCTCATTTCCTGTCCATGTGTCAGAGAGCCAACATGCATGCGGGACACCTCAAG AACCTTCGTGTACGGTGTTCAGATGGAGGAGAGTTCCACACTCGGTCCTGCACCAAAGTCACAGGGCGAATGGGACACAGATTCATGTTCATCGATGGAGACAAAGCTGTGTCTGGGTCGTACAG TTTCACTTGGATGTCATCGCGGCTGGACACAAATCTCATCACCGTGGTTACAGGCCAGGCAGTGGAAGCCTTCGACAGGCTGTTTCGCATCCTCTACGCAACGTCCAGCTTTGCTGACCTCCGGAAAGTTGCCTTGGAGCCTGAACCTGAGTTGGAGGCCATCCCACAGCCGGTCTCAGTAGCCCCTCTTTCTGCTGATGTTGCAAGGAAACTGAACAGCCCCAAATACGCCCTGGTTACCTTAGCTAACCCCAGCCCCACCCCTTCTGCTGGCCCCGAAGAGACCCAGAATCTGAAGAACTCCAATAACCCAGAAACGAAGAAGGGGAGGCGGAGTAGGGTGAACAAAGAAGCCATACAGGAGACTCCTTCCATCCACCCCGGACTCACCAATCTAGAGAAAGCATGCTTGATGTCATACCTGCCCACCTGGCCAGAACCTGATCCCCCCAGTGATGTTATTGGGTTCATTAACATTCGTGATGCCAGAAAACCAAATCAGGTCCATCTACAGAGATCTGAGATGTTTGAAACCAGCCAAGCGATCAGGTTTAGCAGTCCATTCAGCATGCCTAAGGAAACCCTGCCAGAAGTTGCCAAGCCCAGACAGTTGACTGCTAAATATGAGGAGATAAATAAACTCCAACTAGCACAAGATAGAATAAAGGCTGAAGAGTCACTGGTAGGTATAACACAGCCAACACAAGTCAATGCAGGGCCTGGTGACTTCAAAGGTAAAGCAGAAGCACCTGTACAGAAATCCCCTGCATCTGGACCAAAGTGTGAATCTGACAAAGACACGACTAAGACTCTCAACGTTGAGAACAAACGGCACTCAAACATACCCACCAACCAAGATACAAGCCAAAACACCACACTTCCCCTCAATGCACACACAGCTTGCCAATCTAACAGCAAAGCATCCACTCCTACCATTGGGAGGCCTTCACACACCATACAAACTGTCACCACCCTCCCAGGATCGAGcactaaaaaagaagaagaaagtgattTAAACTCACAACATGCTGTTGTGTACATGTCAAACATCCTGGAGTCGAGTAATACACAAGCCTCACACTTGTGCCCCGCTGATTTAAACACAGAATTACAGACACAAATGAAAACCGTGCCGTCACATACAGAATCAAAGCCTCAAAAATTTTCTGAAATGACCCCTAACACCCAGACTCCCACCGTCAACCCCAACATGTCCTACTCCTCTACCTCTGCCACATGCTCTCCGTTTGTCAGTACAACTCCCCTTTCTGAAAACAATCACGTCTCCATTACTACAAGCACGAgtctcatttcctgttcttcTTTGTCTTCCCACAGCTCTTCTTCCTCCATTCCTCCTTGCACCTCTTCTCTTACAACTCTCAATCCTCCCCCTTCCTCTTCCCCACCATCCCCATGTTTGAACTCAACCCCCCCCATTCCTAAACCTCGTACGCTCCAGCTGGTTATCAAAGGCGGCGTCATGGGCAATGGCCAGAAGTTGCCGGAGTTCGATGTTGTCAGGAGGCCTGAGGCGAGCATAGGGGCGCGCGCGGTCCACAGTGAGCCCGATGTAGCAAATGTGGCACGGACATCGCCAGAAAAAGTGCCTGAGACAACAAACAGTCGAAGCGAGACAGGAGCCCAGAAAGATGCAGAGAACACAGAAAAAGTTCTACGGCAAAAACAGAGTGGGACTTTCCAAGAGACAAAGAATGAAGTAGttggacaacatgatgacattgCAAGATTGCAGTTTGTTGCTGGAAACAACTTAGAAAAGCAGTCTGATGTTTTCATTGCTGATGCGCCAAAGACAGAGAGTATGAATAGTCAAGAAATAATACTGAAAGATGTCGAGCCCAAGACTTTGACGTTGATAGACTGCAAATTAACCCCACAGATAGACTGTTTAGTCTCACTACAGGCAGAGATAAAGGCTCCAGAAAGAGCCTTAACAGGCTGTGAGTTTTCAAAAGGACCaagtgaaaaaagtgagagCCTGACAGAAGGCAAAACATACCTTGCAAGAGCACATGTACCTCAGAGAATATCATATAGTGAGTTGATACCACAATATATGGATACATTAGAGACTGCGGATTCCATAAAAGCGCCAAGACACACTCCTATTTCTTCCACACACTTATCCAGAGACAGTGCTAGTGACAGCATACACACATcagtcacagacacacaaggTAATCCAAGTTTCTCACTGGCACACCACgcagacaacacaacaaacaacacacccaCTGCAAAACATAACACACATGGCAGCTCTCAAGAACAAACTCCTAAAGCACGgggaagcacacacacacctgaaggACCCCTGCGTTTACGTCTCCCCGAAAAATTCATGCCAGACTTACGTTCGATGACGCCTGAGAGAGAATCACGCTCACTCACAGCTCTCATACGTACTCCAACTCCAGACGGGTATCTTCCACTTATGCCCACCCCAGACCCAGGAACGCACACGCCGGATCTGCGGCCATACACTCCAGACTTTCAAACGCCTACGCCCGACGAGTACTTCTCACCAACAGCAGACTCTTGGTCCACCACCTCAGAGGATTCGTATTACGAATGTAACGACTCTCCTATCCACGAGGCTGTTTCGGAGCGAGCAGCTTCCATCAACCATGGGAGGACAGAGGAGCATGTTGgctttacacacaaaaatactcCTAATGATACAACCATCACCACCAGTCCTGCACATGTAAATTCTAACACTCGTACTGCTACTTCAGGCACCACAGGCAGGAATACCTCAAGCAGTGATACACAGAGTTTGTCTAGGCCTACTAGagtctcttcttcatcttctttacTTGAGAAGAAAGTTAAAATGGTGGAGGAAAAAGAAAccacaaaagaagaagagattGGAAGAGAAGAGGATGAAAAGGGGAGGAAACTGAttgtggcagagaggaggacagagggagaTAACCAGGGGACGGAGAGGAGAGACAGCGAGGAAGCTAAGAGAACAACCGACCATTTTAAACAAGGTAAAGATTCGACAGAGACAGTAGAAAAAAACGAGGATGCCCAACACCGAGCCCTGACGAGAAAGACGGTGCAGAACCATTCGGCAGCAGGGAGAGCGGTTGACGGAGAAATGACTCCAGGAGAGTTGACCAATGAAAGAACGAACCTAAAGCAATTGCCCACAGGTCAGGCGCTTCAACCAAAGAAGGCATCTTCCGAGGAAAAGAGAGCAGACAAAGAGAAGGCAGTTGACATGGCGCCATTAGGTCCCAGTAGtgtggagaggagagacaggccCCAGACAACCACAGAGACTGATGGACAGAAGGTATGA